The stretch of DNA ATCGAATCCGACAAAAGCAAAGGGCCCACCGGCTCAATGCCGATGGACCCTTCAACTATTCAAATGGTTATGAAACCGCAGGTCACGACTCGTTGTAATCGAGGTAATCCGCCACCATACGCAGCATCTGCGCGGTGCTCAGCCCAAGCGATTCGGCGATGGACGCAAGCAGTTCGGAGCTGGCCTCCTTCTGCCCGCGTTCGACTTCGGAAAGATATCCGAGCGAGACACCGGCCTTCTCACTGACCTCACGCAAGGTCTTGTGGTCGCGGGTACGCAGGTCGCGCAGCACATGGCCGATGGCCTCACGCAACGAGATGTCGCGGCTTTCGCCGTCGCTCTCGTGCTTGCGCGCGGCAGCCCTGGGCTTGGACTGCTCGGCATCCTCTTCCTGCCACATCCTGTTGAGTACCGCCTGGCGTTCATCCTTCGCCTTCTTGGCCGCACGTGCCTTCAAAACCTGTTGTTGTGCGAAAGCCACCGCGCGTCGCTGAGCAGGGGTCAAATCCCTGTTGCGCGCATTGCTTGGGCGCGTCGCCCCTGATGCAAGCGTGTTCATTCCCATCTGCTCCTGTGGTCGAGTCATCGTTTCCATTACGCCACCCCTCTTATCCGTTGTACTGTTCATGTTGTCACTTTCATCAACAGCTGAGGGGAGCATTTATTCCTCTGTGAGCGTTGTGAGCTGCGTCACAAGCTGCAATACATTAAATACCGTAAGTCTCCGAACCTCTTCTCTCGAGCCGGAAAGCCGCAATTTGGCCGCGACGATCCGACGGGCATCGGCACCGGTGTTAGCGGGAACACTGATACCGATATAGACAAGACCCGCTGGTTTGTCGCCATCGGGGCCCGGACCGGCCACACCTGTGGTCGATAGTCCTAGAACTCTATCACCATATTGTCTCTGACGGTAAAGCCGGGAGGTGCGAAAAGCCATTTGTCGGGCCACCTCAGGGTGCACGGCACCTTCTTTATCCAACAAATCGCCGTCCACGCCCAGCACACTCGCCTTGGCCTTGATGTCGTAGGTTACCGCGGAACCGAGAAAGACGTCGGAGGCCCCGGGGATGCGTACGAAAGCATCCGCCAACAACCCTCCGGTCAAGGATTCGGCCGCTGCGATCTTCCAATTGCGAGACTTGGCCCCGTCGAGAATCCGAGACGCCAGTTCGTCGCAACGTGGTTGGATTTCGGAAACCGCGCCGCTTGAGACCATGCCTTCAAAATCCTGTATGGCTTGCGAGTCGCCATCGGGCGTTTGCACATATTCCCGCATATTTCCTCCTGAACAAGCGTTTTATAGGTCTTAAGGATATCCGATATCCAAACCTATAAAAACGCCCCAAACCCGCTTGCCGTTCGGTCGGCGGTCGGTTTGGGGCAGATTCTACAAGCTCTTACTTGGTTTTTCGCGCCCTCACCACATTGCGGACATAAACATAACCGGAATAAAGACACAGTATCAGCGCAACGAAAATAAGCAGACCGGTGACGGTGTAATAGCACGACCACCAAACGGGAATGCCCGCGCCGACATGCGAAAACGTTGGAATTCCGCCTGCGAAAGCGACCAATCCAGGATTGGTGATCTTCGAGGACAACGCCCAGACTGGCATCAGCAACATGCCCAAGCCGATGCACTGGGTCAGCGTCTTGTATTTGCCGGCCTTTTGCGCCGCGATGACCTTACCACCGGTATCGATGACGAAGAAACGCATTACAGTGATGCCGATCTCACGGATAAGGAAGAGGACCGTCACCCACCACGGCACCTCGCCGAAAACCGAGGCGACGACCAGCGCCGAGCAAATCAGGAGCTTGTCGGCGATGGGATCCATCAGCTTGCCGAGTTCGGTGACCTGGTTGTACGTTCGGGCCATCCAGCCGTCGAGCTTGTCGGTCGAAGCAGCCACAATGAACAGCATTGCAGCGGCGAAACGCATCCACGGATTGCGTTGCCCCCATGAACCTGCGGCGATATCGGCCCACAGAAATATAAGGACCAGCACGATGCGCGTGTAGGTCACCAGATTCGGGGGGCTGTTCCACCCGTCCAGAAGCGATTGTTTCCCATCTCGTTGTTGCATACCCAATACCATAGCGCGGCTACGATACCGTGGCGTGGCGAGTGACGGAGCAGCGAAGGCAATGGCCACCGACGGAAATGCCTAACCAGCTATTGCTCAGCGGGGCCGGCGGAAGCGGAAGGCGCGACAGCACCGCTCTTGCCTTGGATGAAGTCGAGGACCTGGGTCAGGTCTTGCGGCTGAACCAGAACCTCACGGGCCTTCGAGCCCTCGGACGGACCTACGACACCACGCGATTCGAGCAGATCCATCATGCGACCGGCCTTGGCGAAACCGATGCGCAGCTTGCGCTGGAGCATCGAGGTGGAACCGAACTGAGTGGTGACCACAAGCTTCGCCGCTTCCAAGAGCGTGTCCATATCGTCGCCGATTTCCTCGTCGGGATGCGTCTCGTTTTCTTCGGCCTTCTTGGCCATCTCCTCAATATCCTCGCGATAGTGCGGCTTGCGTTGGGTTCGAGCGAATTCGACGGCCTTACGAATCTCGGACTCCCCGACCCACGAGCCTTGCACGCGGATCGGCTTGGCCGAACCCATCGGCAGAAAGAGGGCGTCACCCTGACCGATCAGCGATTCGGCACCGGTGGTGTCGAGGATGACTCGGGAATCGGTGGCCGACGAGGTGGCGAAAGCCAGACGTGAGGGAATGTTGGCCTTGATCAGGCCGGTGATGACATCGACGGACGGGCGCTGCGTGGCGAGCACAAGGTGGACGCCGGCAGCACGCGCCAACTGCGTAATACGTTGGATCGAGCTTTCGACGTCGTTCTTGGCCAGCATCATCAGATCGGCCATCTCGTCGACGACCACGACGATATACGGATACGGGGCAACCTTGCGTTTGGAGCCGAGCGGGGCATGGACCTTGCCGGCGAGCACGGCCTTGTTGAAGTCCTTGATGTGACGGAAGCCGAAATACTGGAGGTCGTCGTAGCGGGCGTCCATCTCCTTGACGACCCATTCCAACGCCTGCGCAGCCTTCTTCGGGTCAGTGATGATCGGGGTCAAGAGGTGCGGTATGCCGGCGTAGGCGGAAAGCTCGACGCGCTTGGGGTCGACCATGATCAGGCGCACCTGCTCAGGGGTGGCACGCATGATCAACGAGGTGAGCATGGAGTTGATGAAGCTGGACTTGCCGGATCCGGTGGCACCCGCGACCAGAAGATGCGGCATCTTGGTGAGGTCGGCGGTGACGAAATGGCCTTCGACGTCCTTGCCGACGCCGGCAAGCATCGGGTTCGGGTCGTTCATGGCCTTGTCGCTGCGCAGCACGTCTCCCAAGTGGACGATTTCACGGTCGATATTGGGAATCTCGATGCCGATGGCGGATTTGCCGGGAATCGGCGAGAGGATGCGCACATCGGTGGAGGCCACGGCGTAGGCGATGTTGCGCTGCAGGTTGGTGACCTTTTCGACCTTCACGCCCGGGCCCAGCTCGACCTCATACTGCGTGACCGACGGGCCGCGCAGGAAGCCGACGACCTTGGCGTCGACGTGGAACTGGTGGAAGGTGGCGGTCAGCGCCTTGATGACGTTGTCGTTGGCCTGGGTGCGAGCCAGATGCGGCTTGCCTTTCACCAGGATATCGAGGCTGGGAAGATGGTAGGGCCGGTTGTCTTCCTCGTCCGCGGCGTTTTCGGCTTCGTGCCTGGCCACCGAGTCATCTCCGTCGTGATTGGCGACGGAAGCGGGCAGATTTGCGGCTCCCCCGCCAATGCCTTTGACTTGCGGCAACACCGCTCCGGCGACACTGCCATCCTTGCCCACCACAGCCCAAGGATCGCTGGTATGGTCAGCGGCAGGAGCCTCGGAATCCATGGCGGTTCCGTAGGGGCCGGAAAGACCGGTTGCAGTTGGGGCTCCGGAAATCCCAGACCGGACATTCGCCGCAGCACCCGAATTTGCCATGTTGCCGGCTGTGAGGCTGCCTGATCCGCCTGTGCTCGCCGGAATGGCAGAAGACGGTGCTACCCCATCGGCGACACTCTGGAGTTCGCCGGTGACCGGGTCGACCAGCGGCTGCCGGTGCTCTTCGATAATCTGCGTTTCATCGGTCTGCCCATTGAGGTCGGCGGCCCTGTCGAAGGCCTCGTCGCCAGCATAACGTTCCAGTTTCCCGTCGTCGTCGCCGTCGGAATCCCCATGGCCGAAAATACGGGAGAAGAATGCGCCGATACCGCGCTTGCGTGGCTGTGCCGTCGCGTCGGTTACGTTTTCTTCGTCATTGCCATCGTGGGTCGGCACGCCTTCAGCGAGTTGCAGCGTTTCGTCGCCTACACGCACTTCGTTCGGGAACTGCTCGCTTTGCGTGTTCACGACTGCATTTTCAGATGTGTCACCTTCATTGCCGTCCCCACTTTTGCGGCGCTGCGACCACTCCTGCAGCTGCTCGGGAATCTTGGTGATGTCGAGCTTGATGATGAGCAGCAGCGAGAATATCACCACCACCACGAAAATAATGACGGCGAAAATGCTGGAAAGGCCCCATGCCAACGGAGAGCCCAACGCGAAACCAAGCAGGCCGCCGGCCCCACGCAGCACGTCCATATTGAAATCGCGTGACGGGGAGGCGACGATGGCATCGATAATCGAGCAGATCGACCAGAACAGCAGCGCACAGCCGACAATCAGCCGCCAGTTGCGCTTGTGTTTGGTGGGGTCAAGCAAAACCTGATAGGCCAGAACGAGCAAAAAGAGCGGCAGCACCACGCTCATCATGCCGAACAGGCCTGCGGCGAGCATGTGCAGCCAATGGCCGAGGAACCCGTCGACATGGAACCATTCCGAGGCGCAGAACATGATGGCGATAATCACCAACGCGAAGAAACCGGCTATGCGGCACAACGTGGAGTGACGCTCGAAGAACGAGGCATCGGCGGGTGGCATGACCTTCGTCGCCTCGATATTCTTATCAGAAGAAGACCCGTTCGCCTTACTGCGACGGGTCTTGGTGCTCTTGCCATTCGTCTGTGTCTTACGTGCCATAACAACAGTGATTCTACTTCAAGCCCGCCCCGTTGGACGCGTTGGACGGCCAACCTGCCCAACCCTTTCAAATGCAGAGGAAATTTCACGCCTTTCGCAAAGAAAGTCGTAATAGTTAAAAGAACAGTTTCCAAATGGCTTCATGGCCCTCGCTTTTTCTGCAAACCTCTTAACAGCACAAAAGCCAAGGCACCCCGCGCATAAAAGTGTCATTGATATCACCGTCCCGCAACGGTGCCGAACGAAGACAATTTCGCCCATGGCCTTACGATGGAGGCATGGTCATGACCCCTGCCGAACGTGCGAGCGCCGTCGCGTTCTCATATAAGAACTGCGAGCTTTCCTCAATCGTGCCGAGCGACGCGATGGTTGCGGCCGCAAACAGCTACCAGCGCGGCACGATTGATCTTTCGGATTTCGTCGGCACACCCGAGAAGCAGGCACAACGTTTACGCCAAGAAAAGTCGAAATCCCGGAACTCCGAAATCTTCGACGCCGATGAAAACGAGGCCAGCGAAAAAACGTCGATCAAATTTGCAGGGACCGATAACGACAATCAAGACGACCAACAAAATGGAACTAAAAAATCTAATCAAACACAGCTGGGTAATAAGAAGCAGGATCAAGTCCGAAAGCCCGACGAGACACAGCTTCGTGACGACCGGATTTTCGCACGTTGTGTACGGATCATCGATTGCGGATGGCCGGCTTATGGCGGGCTTGACGAGCTCAAAATCATTCATCGTGGGCTTTTCGTCGGGGCGATGAACAGGGCAGGAACGTTGCGCAGCGAAGGCGGTACCGCTACAAATCACGACATGAAGAATAAAGCGAATCAACCGAACAGAACCGACCGTTCGGATTCTCCTCAAAATCATCAACCCCCAAGCCCGTATTTCCCCGCCTCGCTTATCGAAACCGGAGCGGCCAACATATTCTCACAACTTAATGAAAAGGATCATCTTTCCAGACTCGACCGAGCAGGATTCATCCACGCTCTGGCGGGCATCTACGACGAATTGAACGCACTGCACCCCTTCAATTACGGCAACGGCATGGTGCTGCGCATCTTCATTTCCGAACTCACGCATGCCCTAGGTTGGGATTTGAACTGGGGCACGGTCACATTTGAAGGCTATCGGGACGCGACTGATCTTGCGCTTTTCGAACATGACATCTCCGGTCTTGAGCGTATGTTCGCCTCGATCATCCGGCTTGCCAACCCGACCAGAATCTTCCTCATCTCCGGTTGGGAGCAAGGCCCCGCGCACTGAACGCGCGCAACCAGTGAAAAAAGCACCTTTTAAGGCCTATTTTGGTGCTTTTCTCACTGATTCGCGCATTACTGCGGGGAAAAGCACCATTTAAGCTCGTTTTTGGTGCTTTTGTCACTGACGGCGTGCAAAAAGCACCATGTGCAAGCAGTTTTGGCGCTTTTCTCACTGGTCGGCGATGTCACCCAAATGGTGGGTGACGTGACGCTCGTCGGCATGGGCGTCGGCCTCGTCGTATTCGCCGGCATTGGCCCTCGCCACAATATCCAGCGTTTTATCGGTCAACTCATCGTCAAGCGCGTCAAGCCAATGAATCCGCGGATCGCGGCCGAACCATCCCATCTGTTTGCGGGCCAAGCGCTTCGTTTTCTGTGCGATGTCGGCGAACGCCTCGTCCTCGCTCATTTTCCCGTCAAGATACGCTTCGATTTGGGCGTAGCCCAAGGCGCGCGAGGCGGTGATGCCAAGAAGCGGGCGAATGCGACGCACCTCGTCGACGAACCCCTGCTCACGCATTTGCTCGGTGCGGATGTCGATGCGCCGGTCAAGTTCCTCACGTGGCAGGTCAAGGCCGATCTGCACCGACGGAATGACGTAACGGTAACGCGGAAGACTTGCGGAATAAGGCCTGCCAGTGATTTCGATGACCTCAAGCGCGCGGATGGTGCGACGGGCGTTGTGCGGATCCATACGCTCGGCGGCCTCAGGATCCTTGCGCTGCAGTTCGTCATACAACGCCCCGGCTCCCTCGGTCTGCTCACGTTGCTCAAGCCGCGAACGTACCTTCGGATCGGTGCCGGGAAACGAAATGTCATCGATGGCCGCACGCGCATAGAGACCTGAACCGCCGACCAGAATCGGGCGGACTCCCCTGCCCTGCAACTCCGCAATTTTCCGACGCGCCAGTTTCTGGAACCTCGCGACGGTCATGGTTTCGCCGGGATCGATGATGTCGAGCAGATGATGCGGCACCGCCGCCTGTTCCTGTGCACTCGCCTTGGCGGTGCCGATATCCATGGAACGGTACATCTGGTAGGCGTCGGCGTTGACAATCTCCGCTTTCCGGCCACGCTCACCAAGCCGTCGCGCCAACGCGATACCCAGACCGGTTTTGCCCGAAGCGGTGGGCCCGATAATGGAAACGACACGGGCGTTGCTGCCATTGGCGGCCATGTGCCCACCTCCCGAAATCGCCGTTTGCTGTATCATTCGTGATTCTAACGGCGGGCATAACCTACGCTTTTTCGTTGGTTTTTAAGGAAACGTCCAGTTTAGATAGACGGGACTCGTTATGATGGTAAGACGTGATACTTGATCGACACGAACGCATTAACACCGCAGAAATCCAGGCAAGGCTCGAAAAAGTGGCCGAAACCGGCAGCGTAGAGCCGGAAAAGTCTGTTTTCCCTTCCGGCGAAATCACCGAATTCATCGACATGATGCAGGTCTACGAAGGCGCGATGTACGAAATCAGCACCAAGCTTGAAGTGCTCGACAGCGAGTTCCATGTCCATTTCGCGCACGACCCCATCCACCATATGGAACGCAGGCTCAAATCCGTCAACTCGATTCTCGGCAAACTGCAACGCCGCAACCTGCCGATGTGCACGAAATCCATCCGCGACAACCTTTTCGACGTGGCCGGGATCCGCGTGATCTGCAACTACCGCGATGACGTCTATTCCGTGGCCAACTACCTTTCCAGCCAATCCGACATCCAGGTGCTGCGCGTCAAGGACTACATCAAAAGCCCGAAACAGAACGGCTACCGCAGCCTTCACGTCATCTATGCCGTGCCGGTTTTCCTTTCCAATGGCGAGCACTACACACCCGTCGAGGTGCAGTTCCGCACCATCGCCATGGATTACTGGGCCAGCCTCGAGCACGCCCTGCGTTACAAGTCCAACCTGCCTGACGCCAAGTTGACCGAACATTCGCAGACGTTGCTCGATTGCGCGCGCAGCCTGCAGAACATCGAAACGCAGATGCAGAACATCCACCGCGACATCAACGGCGCTCCCCAGCAGGAGGAAGCGCCGACCTCGCAGACCTTCGACCCGAAGAAGTAAAAGCCGCCAAGATTTCGTTTTCCCATATCGTTTTGCCGGTTTCTGGTGTACCCAGGAACCGGCAAATTTTATTCCCGTATTTTTTGTTGTTCACACTCAGCCAATTGCCAGACTGTGCCGGTAGTATTTAGTCATAAAGAAAATTTCAATCGAAAATCGATAAAAGGAGCAGGCATGGCTTTCGGGAACAAGCCTGAAAACAACAACGCGCAGCAGCCTTACGGGCAGCCGGCACCGTATGAGCAGAACTACGGACAGCCGCAATACAACCAGTACGGACAGCCGCAGGGACAGCCCTACGGCCAACCGTCGTACGGCCAAGGTCAGAACATGCAATATGGCCAGCCCTATGCCCAGCCTCAGTATGGGCAGCCGGCATACGCAGGCGCGGGCGTCGGAACAGCCGCGCCGACGATGACGATGAACGGGCAGACCGCCTATTCCTTCGAGCACGCACGCCACGTCTCCACCACCAAGGCATACGGCGAGATGACGCTTGGCCTGCTGCTCACGGCCGTGGTCGCCGTTCTCACACAGATGACCGGCGCTCTTGATGGTTTCCTGATGGCGACGGGCATGGTCGGCTGGATCGGCCTGGCCGTGGTGCAGGTGGCCATCGCCATCGTTTTGGGCTGGCGCATCGACAAGATGAGCGTCGGCACCGCACACGTGCTGTTCTACCTTTACGCGGCGCTGACCGGCTTTACGCTCGCGACGATTTTCGCGACCTACAGCCTGCCGTCCATCGGCATCGCGCTGGGCATGTGCGTCGCGTTCTTCTTCGTGCTCACCATGCTTTCCCTGACCACCAAGAAGGACATGCTCAAGGCCGGCCCGATTCTCTTCGTGGCGCTTTTGGTTCTGCTGGTCGGCGAAGTCATCATGATGTTCCTCGCGCCCTCGCACACCACGCTGATGATCACCGGCGCCATCGGCCTCGTCATCTTCGCAGGATTGACGATGTACGATGCCCAGCAGACGCGCGCCATGTTCGACGTGGCCGAGCGTTCCGGCGACACCGTGATGTTCAACCGCATCTCCATCATCTGCGCCCTGAACCTTTACCTCGACTTCATCAACATGTTCCTCTACCTGCTGCAGATCTTCGGCAACAGCGACAACTGACATTCAAATAAAAAGGTCGGCCGACAGCAATATCAAAATGGCGTAATGAAGCCATTTCTGATTTGCTGTCGACCGACTTTTTTATTTCTCCGGAACCAATCACTCGGCATGATCACTACGTCGAATTGCGATTCCTCGCATAGAGACACTCATCAAGTCGGGCTCAGTGATGGCGAAACTAATCGTTAAGATGCTGGATTGCATAGTCAGCTTCCTGAGGAGTGAATTTATCACCGGCAGACGCAGTAAGCTGCTCTCGTATGGCTTCTGGGCTCATATGCATGTTTTTCTCATACGATTTGGCCGCTGCGAGGGCATTCGCATTGTAATCCGCTTTGAGATTGTCGACAGCATATTGTGCCGCTTGTGCACTGAACTTGTCACCCGCTTCGCTGGTTAGTTGATCGTAAATACCCTGTTTGCTCATATGCATGGTGTCGCTATATGTCTTGGCCGAAGCCAGCGCATTAGTATATTCCATAGGCACATTTGCTTTCTTTTGCTGGGGCGACTGCTGTTGCGAGGTGGATGAAGGCACGCTTTTGGAGGCCGAATCGAACGCCTTGCTTGCAGACGATTGCATACCCAGCGTGATGACGATGGCGACAATACTCAGCACGACACCGGCGATGGTGAGCGCTTTGCCGCGCTTCTTGCCTCTGAATACCCCGAACAAGCCGATGACACCGAACACCACGCCGATGACGCCCAGGACGGCTGCGACATTGTTGACGATGGGAATGAAACTCAGCACCGTGCCCACAATGCCCAGAACCAGTGCGGTGACGCCACCGGCCGACAGATGCTCCGGCTTGTTGCGGCCCGGACGCCCGTTATATTGGGCATTCGGCGAGTGCACACCCCCGTTGACCACAGGAAACGGATTCCGCGCCATTGACATATTTGCATTGTCTGCGGGCGAATCTGGCGTGCCGCCCGTTGCACCTTCGGCCTGCGCAAAACCGTTGCCCCGCGAAGCATTGATCGGATTGTTCGACGGCGAACCTTGTATATTGTCTTCGATTTTCTTTTGTCCGTTGCTGGATTGAGGTGAATCTGGCATGTTGTTCCCTTGTCTTTGAGACCGATAATGAAAGACGTCAGGAAAACCTCAACGATTCTCGGCAACGTCCTTAAGCACATTATTTCTTCATATGAAACGGTTTTCCATTGGACCAAAGGACCAAACTGACCGCCCGAAAGGGCAAACTTCCGTAATCGTTTTAGCCCAAACGCCCAATGGCCTTCCCGTATATCCATCCCATAGAATAGTTTCATGACCTCTTTAACGCCCGGTTCGCAGCATCTGCTATCACATTTGGGCATACTTTCGGATGATTCGCAGTTCGTGGAGGTGGACACCAAATGGTGGTGCACCGTCGCCATGATTGTTTTCGCCGATCTGATGTGCTTTGTGGAGACGGTATTTCTCATGTCCGATGCCGTCAAGCAAGGCGGGCTGGGCGCAATCTGGAGCATCTTGTCGCTGTTGCTCTCGCTGGCCGTGGGATTCATCTTCCTGAAAAGATCTACATATCCGGAATACGTTTTTCTTTTCGCTTGCCTGCTGGTATTGGTATTCCCGTTTGATTCCATCCTCTCCACCATGGCCCTGAGCGCGCTGTTGGCACGTCGTTCAGGGCAGCGACGCTCGATTGTGGCGATTGTCATAGCCACCGCCATCGCGGTATTCGCCCAGGTACGCGACACGTTGCAACCATTGAAGCGCTCGGTATGGGCGGTTTTCTTCGCCAAACCACGGGCAGACACCGCGCACGACCCCATTGTTCTGGCATCCAGCATCACCACCATGCGTGTCACGGCCATCATCGCGGCGCTCGTCAGCGTGCTCATTGCCACGCTGATCGGCCTGCACATCCGTTCACGCGCCAATCTCAAAGCCGAAACACTCAAGGCAAATGCGGCGCAGACCCAAGCCAATAATCTGCAAACAAGCTTGAGCAACCAACAGCTTTCCGATGCCATCGCCGCCGAAGCGCATGATACCCTGGCTCATACTTTGTCACTGGTCGCGCTCAACGCGAATGCACTGACCATACAAACCGGAAAACTGGCAAAACTAGTGCGCTCGAATCATCAAACTGGCAGCGACGACACGCTGACGGCATTGGTAGACCAAACGAAACGGGAATCCGAGCAGATACGCAGCCAGGCGGCACAGGCAGTCAACGAGGCACACACCGTCATCGACATGCTACGCGACCCGCAGGCGGCGGTGAATGCACTTGCCGCAAGCGACGAGACCTCATTGAGCCGGGCCACCTTACAGGAGCTTCTGGCTTCTTCCACCGATAACGGGACAAGACTTTCGACGTGGATCGACATCAACCAGCTCAGTGAGCTGAACGAAAACATCGGCAAAGTGGCCTATCGTGCCATTCAGGAGGGGCTGACCAACGCACGCAAACACGCGCCGGGAGCACCGGTCTCCTTGGAGGTCACTGCCCGGCCGGAAGCGGGAATCCACGTGCATCTGATCAACCCCGTTGTGCATAACGTTCCAAACGGCCCTGCACAAGGCAATGGCGGCGCAGGACTTCCCGGTCTCACCGAGCGTGTGCATACGGCCGGAGGCAACTGTTCCTACGGACTTGATCAACGCGGGCAATTCAATCTCGAAGTCTCGCTGCCATGGATCGCGAAGTGATGCTTGATCGGTAAACCGTTATTTCGTGGGCGATCTTTATCTTAGGATATTCGGATACGGAATTGTAAATTATCGGTCAAAAATACTTACGCTGCATAGCATATTCATTCCGCGGTTTACCACAGACCGGAAATTCAATGACCGAAGGCTTTTGTAGCCCGTGATTCGCTAGAATTGCAAGCATGAGCGAGCAAACCGTCACCGAGCAAGGCACCAGCAAACCAATCACCGTCAGCGTCATCGATGACGACCCGCTGATTTGCCAGACCCTGGCCATGATCCTCACCGAATCTTCGGACGGTGCTATCGAGGTGCTGTCCACGGCGACCGACGGGGCTCAGGCTCTGGAGCACGCCAAAAGCGAACATCCCGACGTGGTGCTGATGGACATCGATATGCCTGGCATGGACG from Bifidobacterium sp. ESL0728 encodes:
- a CDS encoding Ltp family lipoprotein yields the protein MPDSPQSSNGQKKIEDNIQGSPSNNPINASRGNGFAQAEGATGGTPDSPADNANMSMARNPFPVVNGGVHSPNAQYNGRPGRNKPEHLSAGGVTALVLGIVGTVLSFIPIVNNVAAVLGVIGVVFGVIGLFGVFRGKKRGKALTIAGVVLSIVAIVITLGMQSSASKAFDSASKSVPSSTSQQQSPQQKKANVPMEYTNALASAKTYSDTMHMSKQGIYDQLTSEAGDKFSAQAAQYAVDNLKADYNANALAAAKSYEKNMHMSPEAIREQLTASAGDKFTPQEADYAIQHLND
- a CDS encoding sensor histidine kinase yields the protein MTSLTPGSQHLLSHLGILSDDSQFVEVDTKWWCTVAMIVFADLMCFVETVFLMSDAVKQGGLGAIWSILSLLLSLAVGFIFLKRSTYPEYVFLFACLLVLVFPFDSILSTMALSALLARRSGQRRSIVAIVIATAIAVFAQVRDTLQPLKRSVWAVFFAKPRADTAHDPIVLASSITTMRVTAIIAALVSVLIATLIGLHIRSRANLKAETLKANAAQTQANNLQTSLSNQQLSDAIAAEAHDTLAHTLSLVALNANALTIQTGKLAKLVRSNHQTGSDDTLTALVDQTKRESEQIRSQAAQAVNEAHTVIDMLRDPQAAVNALAASDETSLSRATLQELLASSTDNGTRLSTWIDINQLSELNENIGKVAYRAIQEGLTNARKHAPGAPVSLEVTARPEAGIHVHLINPVVHNVPNGPAQGNGGAGLPGLTERVHTAGGNCSYGLDQRGQFNLEVSLPWIAK